The following are encoded in a window of Rissa tridactyla isolate bRisTri1 chromosome 15, bRisTri1.patW.cur.20221130, whole genome shotgun sequence genomic DNA:
- the SOX9 gene encoding transcription factor SOX-9 has translation MNLLDPFMKMTEEQDKCISDAPSPTMSDDSAGSPCPSGSGSDTENTRPQENTFPKGDPDLKKESDEDKFPVCIREAVSQVLKGYDWTLVPMPVRVNGSSKNKPHVKRPMNAFMVWAQAARRKLADQYPHLHNAELSKTLGKLWRLLNESEKRPFVEEAERLRVQHKKDHPDYKYQPRRRKSVKNGQSEQEEGSEQTHISPNAIFKALQADSPQSSSSISEVHSPGEHSGQSQGPPTPPTTPKTDVQPGKQDLKREGRPLQEGGRQPPHIDFRDVDIGELSSDVISNIETFDVNEFDQYLPPNGHPGVPATHGQVTYSGSYGISSTAGSQAGAGHVWMSKQQPQPPPQPPPQAQPPAQHGLPALSGEQGTAQQRTHIKTEQLSPSHYSEQQQHSPQQLNYSSFNLQHYGSSYPTITRSQYDYTDHQNSSSYYSHAAGQSSSLYSTFTYMNPTQRPMYTPIADTSGVPSIPQTHSPQHWEQPVYTQLTRP, from the exons ATGAATCTCCTAGACCCCTTCATGAAAATGACAGAAGAACAGGACAAATGTATCTCCgacgcccccagccccaccatgtCGGATGACTCCgccggctccccctgcccctctggATCCGGCTCGGACACGGAGAACACCAGACCCCAAGAAAACACCTTCCCCAAGGGTGACCCGGACCTGAAGAAGGAGAGCGACGAGGACAAGTTCCCGGTGTGCATCCGAGAGGCGGTGAGCCAAGTGCTCAAGGGCTACGACTGGACGCTGGTGCCCATGCCCGTGCGGGTCAACGGATCCAGCAAGAACAAGCCCCACGTCAAGAGACCCATGAACGCCTTCATGGTGTGGGCGCAGGCGGCCCGCAGGAAGCTGGCGGACCAGTACCCGCATCTGCACAACGCCGAGCTCAGCAAAACCCTGGGCAAGCTCTGGAG gcTGCTGAACGAGAGCGAGAAGCGTCCCTTCGTGGAGGAGGCCGAGCGGCTGCGGGTGCAGCACAAGAAGGACCATCCCGACTACAAGTACCAGCCGCGGCGGAGGAAGTCGGTGAAGAATGGGCAGtcggagcaggaggagggctcCGAGCAAACCCACATCTCCCCCAACGCCATCTTCAAGGCGCTGCAGGCGGACTCCCCGCAGTCGTCCTCCAGCATCAGCGAGGTGCACTCCCCCGGCGAGCACTCGG GGCAATCGCAgggcccccccacgccccccaccacccccaagaCGGACGTGCAGCCGGGCAAGCAGGACCTGAAGCGGGAGGGCCGCCCTCTGCAAGAAGGCGGCCGGCAGCCGCCCCACATCGATTTCAGAGACGTGGACATCGGCGAGCTCAGCAGCGATGTCATCTCCAACATCGAGACCTTTGACGTCAACGAGTTCGATCAGTACCTCCCCCCCAACGGTCACCCGGGGGTCCCGGCCACCCACGGCCAGGTGACCTACAGCGGCAGCTACGGAATCAGCAGCACGGCGGGCTCGCAGGCCGGCGCTGGCCACGTCTGGATGTCgaagcagcagccgcagcccccaccgcagcccccgccgcaggCGCAGCCGCCGGCGCAGCACGGGCTGCCGGCGCTGAGCGGGGAGCAGGGCACCGCGCAGCAGCGGACGCACATCAAGACggagcagctgagccccagccactacagcgagcagcagcagcactcccCGCAGCAGCTCAACTACAGCTCCTTCAACCTCCAGCACTACGGCTCCTCCTACCCCACCATCACCCGCTCCCAGTACGACTACACCGACCACCAGAACTCCAGCTCCTACTACAGCCACGCCgccgggcagagcagcagcctctACTCCACCTTCACCTACATGAACCCCACGCAGCGCCCCATGTACACCCCCATTGCAGACACTTCAggggtcccctccatcccccagacccacagcccccagcactgGGAACAGCCCGTCTACACACAGCTCACCAGACCCTAA